The Candidatus Hydrogenedentota bacterium DNA window CGGCGTCGCGGGGTGATGTCTATTCACGGCCGCACAGCGGGCATGGCGCGATGCTCATCTCGAAAGAGAAGGTCGTGTCGTTTGTCGAAACGCTGGACGATACGGCCGGCGTGTACGACGCGGTGAGCGGTTTCGGCATGCTGCTCAAGGAAGGCGTCAATACCGGATCGGGCGGACCGCGGCATCCGCGAACGGCCGCCGGCGTCTCGCAGGATGGACGTTATCTCTACCTCTTGGTCATAGACGGCCGCCAGCCTGGTTACAGTGTCGGCGCCACGACGCAGGAAACCGCCGAATGGATGCGGCAACTTGGCGCGTTCAATGCCATCAACCTTGACGGGGGCGGCTCGACCGAAATGGTCCTCGACGACGGCCAAGGCAATCCCGTCATCGTCAACCGCCCCATTCACAACAACATCCCGGGCATGGAGCGCGTCAACGGCAACAACCTCGGCGTCTTCGCCGAAATGCTTCGCAAAGGCCGGCCCAAATAACCGCCCGGGGAAAACTTACGACGGTTTACCGATGGCGTATGCGGTAAACCCGAGATAACGGCCGCTGTTCGCGAAAAAGTCCACAAAGTCGGAGGCCACAACCTTTCCCTCCGTGGAACTGGCCTGGTAAAGCATGGGGCGCCCGTCCGCTTCCCGGATGAACAGCCCGCAATGCAGGACAAACAGCCAGTCCTGCTTGCCGATGCACAGAATGATCGCGGGGCTGGGCAGGCGTTTGGCCGCCTTGCGGGCTTCCGCCGCCGGCACATACGTCAGCGTCAGCGTTTGATTGGGCGTTTTGGAGGCGAGATCCGGGGCCTTCGACAATTCGAAGAATTTCTTGCGTCCGATGATGCGTGTCGCGTCCACCGTGGCGGTTTTGAGTTTTTGGGAAACATCGCGGCAGAACCGATTGTTCACAACCCAGTCGGCCTCCATGAAATGATTGCGATGCTCGAACGCGACGATTCCGTCCTTGTAACGGATCTTCTGCAGGCGATCGTGGGCTTCCTGCCGGGAATGCGACGCCGCGAGCGCGATGCTTTGCTCGATAAACGTCACGCAATCCACCCGCGCAAGATCCATCAACGGGTCCGCGTCGAACGGAGCGCCCGGCCCCTCGCCCAAGGGGCCGTTGGCGTAAGGCGTGCCGAGACTGTCTCGCGCAATCGCGATAATCCGTTTGCCGAAATCCGGCTCGCGGGCCTGAAGATTGCGAAGGTAGGCATCCACGCCGGCCGGGTCCAATTCCGCGATGAGACCGGCGCGCCCCGGCGATTCGCCGCCGGCCTGAAGGGAAACGGCCATAAGCATCGTGACCGCGATCGCCGAAACAAGCCCGCTTCGCATGGGTTGCCGGATTCGTCCGCAAGGATTCGAATCAGAAGAAACTGGCGAAGTTGGCGAAGTGCTTGGATGCGGGGAAATTGCCCGGATACCGGTTGAATTCGACATGGCCGTCCATGTACAGCGTGTTCGCCCCGCCGGGAATATGGTTGAACTGCATGCCGCTGCCGCCCACAACCTGGCAAACGATATCCCACATGATCGGCAGCGTGCTTTGCGCCCATGCGGAGGCCGCCGGATTGTTGATGTCGGTGATCAGAAAACGTTCGATGCCCTCCCGCAAACGGTAGATGGTGGTTCCGTCGCCGTTGCAGAACGGTTCACCTGTCGGCTGCGAACCCGCGCTGATGAGCAGATACGCCACGGAAGTCGTGCCCGTGATATCCTGGTCGAGTTTCCAGTCGTTGGATGCGTCGAAATCGCCCAGGGCGCCGTTGGGGTTCAGCGCCGAATCGTAACGCATCCACAGGAAAACATAGCCGATCTGCGAAGGAACGGGACCGGTAACGCCCGGCGCCACGCCCGTCGCATCCAGCGTCGGCGATGTGTCTTCCACCTTGTCCAGAACAAATCCCGTATAGAAGTAACTGACGCTGGGATCCGAAATCTGGCCTTTATAGGGACAATCATGGCCCGGAATTTCCTGAACGATGCCCAGAATGTTGGCCTTGGCCGTTTCGGGATCGGATGGACAAAGCAGCACATTCGGATCCGTCAGATATTCGGGATACAGCGCACGCGAATCCGGCGCGACGACAGGATTATCTACCCCCCCCTCACAATTGCCCGCGTACGGCGCATTCGTGTTCTGGCCCCAGCTTTGATCGGAATGGACGCGCGGGAACAAATTGCGGTTTTCCCCCGCGTACATCTTGAAGATGATGCCCATCTGTTTCAGATTGTTCTGGCAACTGGAGCGCCGGGCCGATTCCCGGGCACGCGCCAGCGCCGGAAGCAGGATAGCCGCCAAAATGCCGATGATTGCTATCACAACCAACAGTTCAATCAGTGTAAAACCTTTTCTGTTCATGCGATAAGACCTCCCCAAGAACCTTTGTTGAATCGCCATATAAAAAACGCTTCGATAATACTACGATAATGCAGCAACCGCAGACATCGGGTCCTCATGGCCGTAGTATGTCATATTGCCTGAAAAACCGCAAGAGTCTTTGACCATCCTCACGCAAGGAGCATGGCACGGATGCCGTGTCCACCGCGGAAGCGGCATCTTGCCGCTTTTCCGTGGTCTCGTTCGATACTGTCGTCTCTCCGCAAGCGGCATCCTTGTCGGCTTTCAGGCGCGTTGGCAAGCGTACGGCCCTTCCTGCGTGCGGAGGAATCCCGAATCCATTATGCCGACAGAATGCTCCTTGCACAATCAGCCGGCGGCCCGAATGTGCGCGATGGTCTTCTTCAAGCCTTCTTCCAGGGAAACGGCAGGCGTCCAGCCCAAAAGCGCGGCGGCCTTTTCCCCCGACGTATAGATGCGGCTAACCTCGCCAGGGCGAAGCGGTTCGAGGCGCGGCTCGCCGGAAAAGCCAATGAGCCGGCGTATCGTATCGAAGAGTTCCCGGACGCTCGTTCCGGATCCCGAACCCAAATTGACGATTGCCCCGTCCGCGCGATCGGCCGCAAGGACGCACGCGCGCGCGATGTCGCCCACATAGATATAATCCCGCACCGGCTCGCCGAACCCGTACAAAGTCGGCGTTTCGCCCCGCAGCATCTTGTCAATCAAAATCGAGCAGACCCCGGCTTCCCCATGGGGATCCTGCCGGGGCCCGTAGACATTGGGGAACCGGAGGATGGTGTAAGGCAGCCCGTACAGGCGGCTGTACAGACGGATATATTCCTCCGCCGCATACTTGCTGACACCGTAAGGGCAAAGGGGATTGGGCGGGCACGACTCGTCGGCGGGCAGCAGGTCCGGATTTCCGTAAATCGCCCCGCCGGTCGAGGCGTACACAATTTTGCGCACATCAAACGCGCGGCACTGCTCAAGCAGGTTGATGGAGCCAAGAACGTTGGAGCGGGCGTCGAACAGCGGATCCTGCGTGCTGCGGCGGACATCTATGTGC harbors:
- a CDS encoding phosphodiester glycosidase family protein, whose translation is MSAVLIGMAFVPLSGCVTHADQLPEITVAARIADYRPAWQPLFKGVDFAQGRIPPPEPLACYAARISLREPKVSFLVTPSNGEDPKETDGSKTSTFLRQFHCQLAINASPFSPVEEGEGKPKDILGLSASRGDVYSRPHSGHGAMLISKEKVVSFVETLDDTAGVYDAVSGFGMLLKEGVNTGSGGPRHPRTAAGVSQDGRYLYLLVIDGRQPGYSVGATTQETAEWMRQLGAFNAINLDGGGSTEMVLDDGQGNPVIVNRPIHNNIPGMERVNGNNLGVFAEMLRKGRPK
- a CDS encoding prepilin-type N-terminal cleavage/methylation domain-containing protein, which gives rise to MNRKGFTLIELLVVIAIIGILAAILLPALARARESARRSSCQNNLKQMGIIFKMYAGENRNLFPRVHSDQSWGQNTNAPYAGNCEGGVDNPVVAPDSRALYPEYLTDPNVLLCPSDPETAKANILGIVQEIPGHDCPYKGQISDPSVSYFYTGFVLDKVEDTSPTLDATGVAPGVTGPVPSQIGYVFLWMRYDSALNPNGALGDFDASNDWKLDQDITGTTSVAYLLISAGSQPTGEPFCNGDGTTIYRLREGIERFLITDINNPAASAWAQSTLPIMWDIVCQVVGGSGMQFNHIPGGANTLYMDGHVEFNRYPGNFPASKHFANFASFF
- a CDS encoding DUF1460 domain-containing protein, whose product is MRSGLVSAIAVTMLMAVSLQAGGESPGRAGLIAELDPAGVDAYLRNLQAREPDFGKRIIAIARDSLGTPYANGPLGEGPGAPFDADPLMDLARVDCVTFIEQSIALAASHSRQEAHDRLQKIRYKDGIVAFEHRNHFMEADWVVNNRFCRDVSQKLKTATVDATRIIGRKKFFELSKAPDLASKTPNQTLTLTYVPAAEARKAAKRLPSPAIILCIGKQDWLFVLHCGLFIREADGRPMLYQASSTEGKVVASDFVDFFANSGRYLGFTAYAIGKPS
- a CDS encoding NAD-dependent epimerase/dehydratase family protein gives rise to the protein MSKVLVTGGAGFIGSHVVDALIGLGHAVVVVDDLSVGSHDSVHAAAELHVVDICSPDLREVFAKTKPEWVFHLAAHIDVRRSTQDPLFDARSNVLGSINLLEQCRAFDVRKIVYASTGGAIYGNPDLLPADESCPPNPLCPYGVSKYAAEEYIRLYSRLYGLPYTILRFPNVYGPRQDPHGEAGVCSILIDKMLRGETPTLYGFGEPVRDYIYVGDIARACVLAADRADGAIVNLGSGSGTSVRELFDTIRRLIGFSGEPRLEPLRPGEVSRIYTSGEKAAALLGWTPAVSLEEGLKKTIAHIRAAG